The proteins below are encoded in one region of Segatella copri:
- a CDS encoding alpha/beta hydrolase, with translation MAIRMKMKQEKMRKIGIASALGLVVLVVLGLYGASNYMLNYSLNYPKKERMTAEHWKNRMKNECPWMVGWMDSVYQHHCVKDTFVTMPSGYKAHAIYLYAPKTTEKTAVVVHGYQVRSEGMLHIAYLYNHDMGYNVLLPDLYGHGESEGDHIQMGWKDRWDVIRWSEIANEIFRLKGEDRRMKNTRQVIHGISMGAATTMAVSGEKTPDYVKCFVEDCGYTSVWDEFSAQLKDQFGLPAFPLMNTTSALCQYRYGWSFAEAQQIEQVRKSTKPMLFIHGDKDAFVPYAMLHPLFEAKTKGRKAIFIAKGSVHAMAYRDHHEEYTRIVKDFVSKEK, from the coding sequence ATGGCAATAAGAATGAAGATGAAACAGGAAAAGATGAGAAAGATAGGCATCGCTTCGGCTCTGGGCTTGGTGGTGCTCGTGGTGCTGGGACTATATGGTGCCAGCAACTATATGCTCAATTATTCGCTCAACTATCCGAAGAAGGAGAGAATGACGGCTGAGCATTGGAAGAACAGAATGAAGAACGAGTGCCCCTGGATGGTTGGCTGGATGGACTCCGTGTATCAGCACCATTGCGTGAAGGATACCTTTGTCACGATGCCATCGGGCTACAAGGCCCATGCCATCTATCTCTATGCACCGAAGACTACGGAAAAGACTGCCGTGGTGGTGCATGGCTATCAGGTGCGCTCCGAAGGAATGCTGCACATCGCCTATCTCTATAATCACGATATGGGGTATAATGTGCTCCTGCCAGATCTGTATGGACATGGAGAGAGCGAGGGCGACCATATCCAGATGGGATGGAAGGATAGATGGGATGTCATCAGATGGTCGGAAATCGCCAATGAGATTTTTAGATTGAAGGGTGAAGACCGAAGAATGAAGAATACCCGTCAGGTGATTCACGGTATTTCGATGGGTGCGGCAACCACGATGGCGGTATCGGGAGAGAAGACTCCCGATTACGTGAAGTGCTTTGTGGAGGACTGCGGCTATACCAGCGTATGGGATGAGTTTTCCGCTCAGCTCAAAGACCAGTTTGGCTTGCCTGCCTTCCCGCTGATGAATACCACTTCCGCCCTTTGCCAGTATCGCTACGGCTGGTCGTTTGCCGAGGCGCAGCAGATAGAGCAGGTTCGCAAGAGCACCAAACCGATGCTCTTTATCCATGGCGATAAGGATGCCTTCGTGCCCTACGCCATGCTTCATCCGCTTTTTGAGGCAAAGACGAAGGGCAGAAAAGCTATCTTCATCGCCAAGGGCTCCGTTCATGCCATGGCATATCGCGACCATCACGAGGAATACACCCGCATCGTGAAAGACTTTGTTTCAAAAGAGAAATAG